The following is a genomic window from Terriglobales bacterium.
GCAGCACTTTGCCGGCTACGCTCACGTCCTTGAAGTCGTTCCAGTTGTACTCCGGCGCCTCGATGCCATAGCCAACGAACACTAGGTCGGAATCAATTTTGGAAGCGGTGTTCTGGGTTTCATCCATGGCGACGATGTCATCGCCCTGGCGGAGGGCTACGGGCTTGCCGCCGCCGGGAGTCAGGGTCACGGTGCTGGTCGGTTCAGTGGCGATGCCGACCATGGGTACTTTCTGGAAGTAGGTTCCGTTATCTCCCGCTGGTTTCAGACCGAACAGGGCAAATTCCGTCGCGATGTAGTCGGCGGCGATGTCTCCGCCGCGCTGGCCGGTACCGCGTCCCTCGAGCAAATCGCTGGAAAGAAACTTCACGTGAGCACGGATGCGCTCCGGATTGATCAGCTTCATCGCTGCTTGCGCCGAGGCAGGGAGCGATTGCGCAGAATCGACTGGCTTTTTGACGCTGGGCCGGGATGCTCCAAGCGCGAGAATAGAAAGAAGCAGAGAAGCAGATATGAAGGCGGATCTACGCATCTAAGTTCTCCAGCTGCAGGAATGAAAGCCATTATTGTACGCTGTACCGAGGGGTCCCGCTTGCCCTGACCGAAGGTCATCGGACACGCCTGCCGGGCTCTGCTAGAGTTTCATCATGGCTTCAGTAGTCGAAGGTTCGGGCACCGCCAAACCTTCTCCACCAGGAAGAGGCGTTGCCCCAGTGCGCGGTGCAGTGAGCCCGGTTACGGGCAAGCCGGTGGTGATCCATCGCTCCTGGATGCATGCCGTGCTGTACGGCTTGCGGCGGCAAGCCTGGCCGCTGCTAACCTATCTTGCCCAAACCGATGTGCACACGTTCGCATTTTCCGTCGCCTGCAACGCCATACTTTCCTTTTTCCCGTTTGTCGTACTGATGCTGACCGTCAGCCGCAGGGTGTTTCACTCGCAGGCGATGGTGGACGTGATCATTAACCTGCTGCGAGATTACGTGCCTACCGGCCAGGATTTTGTGATCCGCAACGTAAAGGCACTGGCGAATGCGCGAAGCAACGTGCAGGTGTTTTCGCTGTTCATCCTGCTGTTCACCTCCACTGGAGTTTTTCTGCCATTGGAAGTGGCGCTGAACCGGGTATGGGATTTTCGCAAGAACCGATCCTACCTGGGAAATCAGGTAATGGCGCTCGGGCTCGCCTTTTGTTCCGGCTGCCTGGCGCTGCTCTCCATCGCCGCCACCGCTACCAACCAGGTCTGGCTGCGCTATCTGTTTCTTGGTGACGTCAATCTGTTCTCGCGCACCGTGGGCTACGTAGTCATGAAAGTGTGCGCGGTGATCGCCAGCATTGCGATTTTCTTCCTTATCTATTGGCTGCTGCCTAACGGAAAAGTCCCGGCTCGCGCGGTTATGCCCGCGGCCGTAATTGCCGGTTTGCTGCTGGAACTGGCGAAATACGCTTACGTCCTCTCGCTGCCCCGGCTCAACTTCCAGGAGATCTATGGCCCCTTCTCGATTTCCGTGACGCTGATTTTCTGGGCTTTTCTGGCGGGGTTGATTCTGCTGACCGGAGCCCGGCTGTCAGCAGTGGGCAGGATCGCGGAAAACCAGTAGCACGCCTTAGCAGACTCCGGATTTCGTAACAAAACTCAGATTCTCTTGCACATCGCAAATGCTTGGTGTTCCATTGTCGCACCGGGAAACAGAAGGGCACCGCCATGAAGATCTGGGAGTTGTTTCTCATTGGGTTTTGCGCTCTTCCATTCATTGGCCAGGCACAAAACGACAAGTCCAGCATGGGGCCGACTTCGCCCTCCGCAGACGGTAGCCGCGATTTCCGAATTACATCCAGCGTCAGGGTTCCCCTTAGGGGCGCGCTGTTCGGCAGGGCCAAGTGCGACGGCGAAGAAGATATTTATCTTCGTCTGATCGATGCGGAAGCTTCAGAAAAACACCAGGACTATTTAACTCTGCCAATTCGAAAACTCAGGCCAGATGGAACGATAGCAGGTTCGTTCAGTGTTACAGGTGTTTCTCCACGCCTGGGACTCATGGACTTTTTTGTTACGCACAATGGAGGAATTTTCGGTGTGGGCCACGGCGACCCGCCCGTTTACGTCGTTTCATTTTCCGAGGGTTCATCTCCACCAAAGGTGGTGAGACTTGAAACCGATCACTTCGTCCCCTACCAGATTGCAGTTTTCAAAACGGGTGAGTTTCTGGTCAGCGGCATACATGGGCCGCACAATCGGACTCCTTACACCGCTGTTTTTGACGCGAGTGGAAAGCCCATTAAGACCATCTACGAGCCCGAGGACGAGGACGCCAGGAAGAGGGCGGAAGCGGGCGAACCTGGCTTCAGGCCTGACTACATGGTCTTCGGCAACCTCTTCGTGGTTCGTGGTGATGTGGTTCTGGGTTCCGATGGGAACGCATACCTCTTGAGGGCGGGTTCTACAGCATTGATTTATGTGATTTCTTCTACAGGCCAAGTTCTGCGAAAGCTGAGTGTCGAGGCACCCAGCTCCGGGCTCACGGCGGAAAGGTTGCAATCCCTATCGGGAAGGTTGGCCATCGCTTTTCTTCAGAAGGGTATGAACCAAGGCGTGATCCAAGTCGTTGACTACCAGGGACGGTCAATTGCCACCATCCCCAATGAGGACCCGCGGACGTATCCTGGACATATGGCATGCTTCGGGTCACAAGGCTTCGCCTTCCTGCAGACGGACGACGACAAAGGCCTCCACATCAATAGAACGTTACCCCAGTAAGCGCTCGACCTGTGCACTGTCGGCTGAAGTGATTCTGCTGACCGGCGCCCCGTTTCTCAATCTTCGGCAGGATCGCGGAAAACCAGTAGCACGCTGGTGATCGGATTGCAGAACAGTTCAGTGCGGGAACACTGCTGATCGAAATTCCCTCCATTTGTGCGTTCGTTCACTGAGCCTCTTCCAACGCGTCCCTAAAATCGCGACTCATCTGCGTTGCGTGGTTTTCGGAAAAATGGCTGTATTTCGATACTGGCGCAAACTGATTCCTCCTGTGCTGTGGACCGTGCCAGATGTACCCGGCCCTTGTAGTAAATCCGGGACCGCCCTGGACAGCAAAGCAGAAGTGGGGCTGGCTGGGCGGTTCCGGTCCATGGAAATCCGGACCTGGGCGGCGGTCGAAAATGTGCAGGCGGAAACATGCTGGATGGGAAAAGGAGAGAGGTTCAATAGATCGGATTCGGCGAGTGGTTTCGATGCGGTGACGAGGTCGCTAGCGCCGGGCGACGGCCCGGCAGGCGCCAGCGGTGCGGGCTCCATAGATGCGCGCCAACTCCTGCGGAAAGCCCCAGCGGCGGCTGAAAAATGAAGCCATGTGGTGGGTGGGGGATTTCATCCGCGAGTGAGGGCTGCGCTCTAGGGAGCCGCTGGCGCCTGGGCGCAGGGTTTCTGTTACTGCTTCTCTTCTTCTTGTTCTTCCCCGACTTTCTTGAAGCCGGCGGGCCCGCAAATGTAGCGGGCGTGAGCTGGTTCCAGCCGGGCGTGGCAGGGACTCCGATCCTCTGGACAGGAGAAACCGTTACTTACTACACCGATCGCGGCGATTTGAGCGCATATCTCAAGGAGGCTGATGCCGACGCGCTGGTCGCCTATGCGTTTTCCAAGTGGACAGCGATTCCAACGGTGGCTTTAACAGCGACTCGTGGCGGCCAGTTGGATGAGGACGTTAACGGCTCGAATGTGATCAACAACAGCGGTCAGATCATCGTGCCGGCCGACGTTCAGTCGAATTCGAACAAACCGTTGGCCATCATCTATGACCGCGATGGAAGTGTCACCAATGCGCTGCTGGGCGCAGGTGCCGGCGCGCCAGAAATGTGCACGTCGAATTCGGTTTATGGCGGTGTGGATCGTTTCACCACTGACGCACATGTCGGCCATGCCCTGGTGGTGATCAACGGAAACTGCGCTGGAGGCTCATCTGCAATCGCGCCGCTGCACTACAAACTGGTGCGCGTGCTGGGGCAGATCCTGGGGCTGGGCTGGTCGCAGCTAAACGACAATGTGGGGGCAGGAAGCCCTCCACCGCGAGCCGACGACTATGCCGGCTTTCCCCTGATGCACCCCATGGGCTGGTTCTGGATTTGCGATCAGGGGTTCAGCTGCAATGCCAACGCCGATGAGCCCCACCAGGATGATCTCGCAGCGCTATCGCGTCTCTATCCCGTAACCACGGCCAACATCGCGAGCCTCCCAGCGGGAAAAACACTGTTTCATGAGAACACCGCTCGCATTCATGGCGTGGTTCGCTTTCCGCCGTGGAACGGCGCTCCCGGCCAAGGGATGGAAGGCGTGAATGTGGTGGCGCGCAGGGTCGATCCCGCGACCGGACTGCCTTCGCGTAAATATGCGGCTTCGTCGGTCTCCGGATTTCTTTATCGCGGTAACGTGGGAAATCCGGTGACCGGATTTCTGACTGCCAACGGCGACCGACTGGACCGCTTCGGTTCGAACGACCTCGCGCTCGAGGGATTTTACGATCTCTCCGGCCTGGAATTGCCCGATGGCGCGAGCACCGCGAATTTTCAGCTCACGGTGGAAGCGATCAATCCTCTATACACGGACAGTGTGGCGGTGGGGCCTTACACCACCGTTGGCGTCTCCCCATCGGGTTCCACGATTCCCATCAGCGTAACCGTCAACCGCGGCGGCGATGTGCAGCAAGACATCATCATGCAGGGCTCGGCAAACCAGCCTCAGGATGATCATCAACCGCATACCTTCGCGCAGCCATATCCAGCGCCCGCCAGTGGAGACTGGACCGGGATCATCTCTCCTTATGGAGACGTGCACTATTACTCGATCCTCGGACATCCCAATTACTCCTTCACGCTGCTGATCACGGCTCTCGATGAGCAAGGAGCGCCAACGACCGCGAAATTGCTTCCCGTGCTGGGAGTGTGGCCGCCGGGCAGCGACGAGGGTTCGGCACCCGCAGCCTGGGAGAACTACTTCAACACGACGAAGACCGGCACCTCGAAAATCGAGGCTGAATTCCTGGGTGAGGGTAACTACAAAATCGGGATTGCCGACTATCGCGGGGATGGCCGTCCGGACTTTCACTACCAGGCCCGGCTGCTATATGGCGAGAGCGTGACGCCGGCGCGGGCCAGTACTGCCGGCGGGACAGTGGTGTCGATTCACGGCATTGGATTCGCTGCCAATACAGTCCTGAAAATCGCGGGCGTGAACGCGAAAATCGTGAGCGTGGCCGCGGACCAAATCGTCGCCGAAGCGCCCTCTGCCTCTGATGGCGCGCAGACGATCGAGTTGCAGGATCCGGCTACGGGCGCGATCGCGGATATGAATGGTGCGCTGCTTTATGGTGCGGCAGGTGGCAAGCTCATCCTCGTATCGGGATCGAATCCCCAGGTTCCGGTGGGAACGCAGGCGCCGAATCCCATTCGGGTGCGCGTGACCGAGCAGGATGGGGTAACGCCGATTTCTGGGGCGCAAGTCCTGTTTGTGGGAGCGGCCGGGGCCTTGAGTTTCGTCGAGTGCGGCCTGGCTTCGTGCCTGATGACGACCGACGCGAATGGCGAAACCGCGGTGCACGTGATCGTCAAGGCGGTAGGAGCTTCGATCATTACGGCATCACTGACCGGGGGAAACTCGGTCTCCACGACGGTAAATGGCATCGCGTCGAGCCTGGATATTTCCCTTCCCGCGCCGACGGCCTGGGTAGCAAAGGATGCGGGCGCCACGCTCACCCTGTCGGCGGTCGTGGTTTCCAATGGCAACCCGGCAAGCGGAAAGACAGTGGACTTTGCCGTGATGGTGGGATCGGCCTCGCTTGCCGCCGCCAGTGCGGTGACTGGAGCTGATGGAACTGCAAGCACGCAGGTCACCGTCAGTCAATTGGCCAGTGATGTGATCATCAGTGCCTGTGTTGGACCCAACGACGCTCCCTGTCGCAATTTCACAGTTCATCCCGTTGCCGTCTCGGCGCTGCAACTCCAGAAAGTGAGTGGCGACGGGCAGACCATCCTGCTGGGAGACAACTTTCTGCCAGTCGCCGTACAGGTCACCGACACATCGTCTCCCCCCAATCCAGTCGCAGGAACGGTGGTGAAGTTCCGCGTCGATGTGCAACGAATGGATGACGGGCGCGAACCTCGTACCCTCGGCGAACTGATCGTGCGGCGTCACCCCAAGATCTCAATTTTGGCCAGCACGGACGCGGTTGCAAGCGCCGATGCCAACGGCATCGCAACCTACACGGCATCTTATCCGCAGCAGCATGGAAGGGTGAAGGCGCTGGTGCGTGCCACAGTAGGCAGCGGAGTTCAGGACTTCACGCTGTACGCGATCTGGGCGGGTGTATCGGGGGGCAGTGCTCAAGCCGTAGTGCGCGCGGATAGAAGAGCGGATCGGGAGTAGCCGAACTCCCAAGGCTGGTGCTGATCGCGGTCGGAGCGTAGCCGCTGTATTAGCTTGTTGCATTCGTCTGCGATCTCATTGAGACCGCTAGGATCGTTCAATTGGGGAAGAGATCGCCAAAAATCACGGAGCTCTGTTGCCGTTTCCAGCGCTGGCGGGTAGCGAGTCTCCTGGAGGCCCAAAATGAGCTGATACGTTTGTGAGTAGCGCTCACGCAGTGGTGCGTGAATTCTCGCATCTTCATTCCACCAACCTTGCGAGAGGGAAGGGCCTGTAGATTTCCAGAATGCCAAGTCCTGTCGAAGACGACGGTTTAATTCCTCGCCAACCGTGCGACCTCCTGCCAGGACAAGCGCTTTGACTAACTCAGAGGCTTCGTCGGCGTAAGCAGGATCGTCTAACATCTCGCGAATTGCACTTACTGCAGCAGGCCCGGATTGGCCCAGTTGCTCGAGCGCGAACTGCTGCACAGGCAATATTTGTGAATTCACATAGGGTTTCAGCCTGCCCGCGCGCTCACTGCCATCTTTAAAGGAGAGGGCTGCCTTCATGTCTTCCTGAATAGCTGCGATTTCTTCGACTCGCTTCCGTATTGTTGCCTCGGAGCCCGGCAACTCGGAAAGAACGCTGGGCCCAGGGTTTATTGGTTGAGTGAATCTATAAAGATGGTCGCCATCAATCCATACAACTGAGGCTTTGATATCGCCTATGATGTCGGGGGATTTCCACTCCGCCCTAGCCGTTCCGTCGGCATTAGCCTGTTCACCTGCGGCGGTCTTCAGAAAAAGAATCATGCGTGAGCCTGGGGGCTGCCTCGGGATCATCTCGGAGACGCCAACACCACCGGGCCACGATTTTGGATATCGGGAAATCGGAAGAGCATTACGTGCCGGCTGCAGTTCCGGAACAAGCAGCTGTTCTCCAACCCTCAAATCGCCTTTCCACGACTCAATGACCTCAAAAACATTATCAGCGGGTGTGGTAGTGACCAGAACAATGTGGGTCGCGTGCCAGGATGAGTAGTCGAGAATGAACTTCGGGCGAATTGCTGAAAAGCCAGGACGTGCTAAGGCACACACCAAAGCTAGAGACCAGCATGCTGCTCGCATGAATCGATAATGCTATCACTGCATGACTCGGGTCATTCTTTGCCTTCTGAAGGCTTGCGCATTTACACTCGTGCACCTTGGACTGCGGAGTGCACCTACACAGATGTGCCGGCGGTCTTTTTTGCATCGCGTTCCCCCGGTTTGCATCTCACAACCGTTGCATCGGCAAACGACTAATCCGTATCGGGTCATTATCAAAAACACTGGTTGACTTCACATCCTGGAGGAAGAGATGGCACTGGAAGTTCCCCCCCTGCCTTATGCCTACAACGCGCTCGAACCCTACATAGACGAACAAACCATGCACCTGCACCACGACAAGCACCACCAGGCTTACGTCGACAACGCCAACGCGGCGATCGCCAAGCATGCTGACCTCGGGAAGAAGTCGGCGGAGGACATCCTGAAGAACATCAACAGCATTCCCGAGGATGTGCGTACGGCTCTGCGTAACAATGCCGGTGGTCACCTGAACCACAGCATGTTCTGGAAGATCATGAAGCCGCAGGGCGGCGACAATCCCACCGGCAAAATCGCTGACGTGATCAAAGATCTCGGCGGCTTCGACGCTTTCAAGGAGAAGTTCAACGATGCCGGCGTAAAGCGCTTTGGCAGCGGCTGGGCGTGGCTGGTGGTGAAGGGCGGCAAGTACGACATTATCAGCACCGCGAACCAGGACAGCCCGCTGATGGATGGCGCCTATCCCATCATGGGCAATGATGTCTGGGAACACGCCTACTATCTGAAATACCAGAACCGCCGCGCAGAGTATCTGAAGGCGTGGTGGAACGTGGTGAACTGGGACGAGATCAACAAGCGACTGGAAGCAGCGCCGCGTTAGCACGAGCCTACGCAACTACCCCACCCTAGCCAAAGAACGGCTAGAGTGGGGCACCCTCAGTTACCCGCCGATGTGCACCATGGTCCGTGAGGCAGGAACGAAGTCTGGCTCGCCGATGTGATGACGCTCCTCTTTCTTCATCACCACTCTTTGCAGAAATGCTCTCAGGTCACCGTCGCTTGCTCCCCGACGAATCAACTGCACGACATCATGCTCAAAAACTGAGAACAAACAGGTGCGAATCTTGCCGTCGGAAGTCAGGCGGATGCGGCTGCAATGGCCGCAGAAGGGATGGGTCACAGGAGCGATGATTCCAATCTCGCCGGCGCCGTCGTCGAATACATAGCGCCGGGCAGTTTCGCTTCTGCCGTGCGGAATTTCGCGGATAGGACGAAAGCTCGCGAGCGTCGCCACGATCTCGTCCAGCCCAACCACGACCTCGGGAGACCAAACCCGGTCTTCCTCCAGGGGCATGAACTCAATGAAGCGCAGGATCACGCCTTCGTCGCGCGCGAACTTGGCGAAGGGAACGATCTGGTCTTCGTTGAAGCCGCGCAGGAGCACGCAATTCACCTTCACCGGATCCAGCCCCGCGCGCTGCGCTGCGCGGACTCCCGCAAGCACCGCATGGTAGCTGTGGGGCACGCGGGTGATGCGGGCGAACTTCTCGGGATCGACGGCGTCCATGCTGACGGTGACGCGGCCGAGGCCTGCATCTTTCAGCGGTGCAGCCATTTCTGCCAAAAGGTGCCCGTTGGTGGTGATGGCCAGGTCGAGCCGGTTTCCGTCCAGCGATCGCAGCTGGGACAGATCACGGATGAAGTCCACTACGCCTTTCCGCAGCAGCGGCTCGCCACCGGTAATACGGACCTTCTCGATCCCCAGGCTGACCAGGACATGAGCGATGCGGAAATAATCGGAGAACGGGAGCTCGGAAAATTGCGCGCCATTATTGCCGGTACGGCAATAAACACACTTGTAATTACAGCGATCGGTGATGGCGATTCGCAGATCGGTAATCTGGCGCCCGAATTTGTCGTAGAGGCGTTCCACGGGTCTCTCGAGCTCGGAGTTCGTTTGGAAAGGAGTGCGCCAAGGCGCGCTACGGAAGCACCGGAAGGCGGTTTCCTTTCCAAACGGGAGGCGCCGGCGTTTCCACCTGCACCCTCGGCCCAGGTCGCGAGTTTATCGCTCTAATGTCCGGGCACCGCCGCCTGAGCCATGGGTATGCCGGAAGGCCCCGGCGGTCGGAAACACAATCACCATTATAGATTCGGAGGGGGGCGGAAGGAGTCAGTTAGTTTTGGTGAAAGGCCACGACTCCCAGCCTCCGCCAAAAGACGCCGGAGGGGCGGGGCAACCGCTTTTCTTCTTTTCATTGCTTGACTGGGCCGTGTGCGTCACAACGGGCAGCTGGCTCACCCTTCCGCCCGCTTTTGGCGAAGGCTAGGATATGGGAAATTCCTCAGAATTCTTGTATTCCATTAGCCATTGGTGCATCCTTATCCCCGTGCGTTTCTCCGATCGCACTCGCGCCCGCTACTCGATGAAGCGTGGCTTCACCTGAAGCTAGCTTTTCCCAACGCCGGTCGGCCGTCCCGTTCCCTCAATCTCTAATGCAGGCTTCCTTAGGCAATTCAGGAGAAGATTATGTTCCGTCGAGCACTGTGGTTGGCCAGTCTGCTTGCCTGTGCGACCCTGGCGCAGGCACAAAATTCGCGTCACTTCACATTTCGCTACGAGTTCTCCGTAAAGTCGCCCGATCCCGGCAAGCCGCTCAGGATCTGGTTCCCTATGGCCCACTCCGATGAGTGGCAGGATGTGCGGGTGGTTTCTGCAACCGGTGATCTTCCGTTGACCAAGGCTCGTGAGCAGAAGTATGGCAACTGGGTGTACTTTGCTTCCACCAACAAAGCGGACAAGCCGGAATACAGATTCTCCGTCGTATACGACGTCGTGCGGCGCGAGCGCATAGGCCTGACGGATGCGGAGCGGGCCGCTTCGGAGGAGAAGTCAAGCCCAGGATCAACTTCCGGTGCAATGCTGCGGGAAGCATCGTTGCGCGACCCCAAGCTGGCGCCCTATTTGAATGCTGACAAGCTGGTGCCTACCACCGGGCTTCCCGCAGAGATTGCGGCTAAGCAGGTCGAAGGACGTAGCGGCGACCTTCAGAAGACGCGAGCGCTATACGACTACGTCCTGGCGACCATGCGCTACGACAAGACCGGCACCGGGTGGGGCCGCGGCGACACGCTGTGGGCTTGCGATTCCAAGCGTGGCAACTGCACCGACTTCCATTCTCTGTTCATGTCCATGGCGCGCTCGCAGGGGATTCCCGCGCGCTTCGAGATGGGCTTTAGTATCCCGGTTGGAAAAACCGAAGGCGAAATCACCGGCTATCACTGCTGGTCGGACTTCTATCTCGCGGGCAAAGGCTGGATTCCGGTCGATATATCCGAAGCTTGGAAGAACAAGGACAAAGCAGAATATTTTTTTGGCGCTCACGACGATAATCGGGTGGCGTTCAGCATGGGCCGCGACCTGGTGCTGAATCCGCCGCAGGCAGGCGATCCGCGAAATTACTTTGTTTATCCCTACGTCGAGGACGATGCCAAGCAATATGAGAACGTCTCGACCCACTTCTCGTTTGTTGAGGTAGGCCAAAGCGGAGCGAAGGCGAGCGGCAGGTGAGCCGAACGCCGTAGCTACAAGCCAAATGAGCCCGAAAGGACCTGCACGTGCAGTCGTGCCGGTCTGAACTGCGACCGGGCCCGTTTAAGAGCCAGTCAGACAGCCACCGCTGCCGTCTCCAATTGTTGCGCTTCGACGCGCAGGGCATCGAATAGGATGCTGGTCAGGTAGCGCTCGCCGAAATCCGGCAGCACCACCACGATGAGCTTGCCCGCGTTCTCCTCGCGGCGGGCGACCTCCACTGCGGCTACGGTGGCAGCGCCGCAAGAGATGCCCACCAGCAAGCCTTCTTCCTTTGGCAGCCGCCGCGCCATCTCCAGCGCATCCTCACTAGAGACGGTAATGACTTCGTCAATGAAGTCTGTGCGCAGGATTTCAGGAATGAACCCGGCGCCGATTCCTTGAATCTTGTGCGGGCTGGGCTGGCCACCAGATAACACTGGGCTATCCTTCGGCTCCACGGCCACGACTTTGAAGCTGGGCTTCTTCGGACGAATGTATTCGGTCACGCCGGTTAGCGTACCTCCGGTTCCCACACCCGAGATGAG
Proteins encoded in this region:
- a CDS encoding YihY/virulence factor BrkB family protein, producing the protein MASVVEGSGTAKPSPPGRGVAPVRGAVSPVTGKPVVIHRSWMHAVLYGLRRQAWPLLTYLAQTDVHTFAFSVACNAILSFFPFVVLMLTVSRRVFHSQAMVDVIINLLRDYVPTGQDFVIRNVKALANARSNVQVFSLFILLFTSTGVFLPLEVALNRVWDFRKNRSYLGNQVMALGLAFCSGCLALLSIAATATNQVWLRYLFLGDVNLFSRTVGYVVMKVCAVIASIAIFFLIYWLLPNGKVPARAVMPAAVIAGLLLELAKYAYVLSLPRLNFQEIYGPFSISVTLIFWAFLAGLILLTGARLSAVGRIAENQ
- a CDS encoding IPT/TIG domain-containing protein, whose amino-acid sequence is MKPCGGWGISSASEGCALGSRWRLGAGFLLLLLFFLFFPDFLEAGGPANVAGVSWFQPGVAGTPILWTGETVTYYTDRGDLSAYLKEADADALVAYAFSKWTAIPTVALTATRGGQLDEDVNGSNVINNSGQIIVPADVQSNSNKPLAIIYDRDGSVTNALLGAGAGAPEMCTSNSVYGGVDRFTTDAHVGHALVVINGNCAGGSSAIAPLHYKLVRVLGQILGLGWSQLNDNVGAGSPPPRADDYAGFPLMHPMGWFWICDQGFSCNANADEPHQDDLAALSRLYPVTTANIASLPAGKTLFHENTARIHGVVRFPPWNGAPGQGMEGVNVVARRVDPATGLPSRKYAASSVSGFLYRGNVGNPVTGFLTANGDRLDRFGSNDLALEGFYDLSGLELPDGASTANFQLTVEAINPLYTDSVAVGPYTTVGVSPSGSTIPISVTVNRGGDVQQDIIMQGSANQPQDDHQPHTFAQPYPAPASGDWTGIISPYGDVHYYSILGHPNYSFTLLITALDEQGAPTTAKLLPVLGVWPPGSDEGSAPAAWENYFNTTKTGTSKIEAEFLGEGNYKIGIADYRGDGRPDFHYQARLLYGESVTPARASTAGGTVVSIHGIGFAANTVLKIAGVNAKIVSVAADQIVAEAPSASDGAQTIELQDPATGAIADMNGALLYGAAGGKLILVSGSNPQVPVGTQAPNPIRVRVTEQDGVTPISGAQVLFVGAAGALSFVECGLASCLMTTDANGETAVHVIVKAVGASIITASLTGGNSVSTTVNGIASSLDISLPAPTAWVAKDAGATLTLSAVVVSNGNPASGKTVDFAVMVGSASLAAASAVTGADGTASTQVTVSQLASDVIISACVGPNDAPCRNFTVHPVAVSALQLQKVSGDGQTILLGDNFLPVAVQVTDTSSPPNPVAGTVVKFRVDVQRMDDGREPRTLGELIVRRHPKISILASTDAVASADANGIATYTASYPQQHGRVKALVRATVGSGVQDFTLYAIWAGVSGGSAQAVVRADRRADRE
- a CDS encoding superoxide dismutase; this translates as MALEVPPLPYAYNALEPYIDEQTMHLHHDKHHQAYVDNANAAIAKHADLGKKSAEDILKNINSIPEDVRTALRNNAGGHLNHSMFWKIMKPQGGDNPTGKIADVIKDLGGFDAFKEKFNDAGVKRFGSGWAWLVVKGGKYDIISTANQDSPLMDGAYPIMGNDVWEHAYYLKYQNRRAEYLKAWWNVVNWDEINKRLEAAPR
- the moaA gene encoding GTP 3',8-cyclase MoaA, coding for MERLYDKFGRQITDLRIAITDRCNYKCVYCRTGNNGAQFSELPFSDYFRIAHVLVSLGIEKVRITGGEPLLRKGVVDFIRDLSQLRSLDGNRLDLAITTNGHLLAEMAAPLKDAGLGRVTVSMDAVDPEKFARITRVPHSYHAVLAGVRAAQRAGLDPVKVNCVLLRGFNEDQIVPFAKFARDEGVILRFIEFMPLEEDRVWSPEVVVGLDEIVATLASFRPIREIPHGRSETARRYVFDDGAGEIGIIAPVTHPFCGHCSRIRLTSDGKIRTCLFSVFEHDVVQLIRRGASDGDLRAFLQRVVMKKEERHHIGEPDFVPASRTMVHIGG
- a CDS encoding transglutaminase domain-containing protein, translated to MFRRALWLASLLACATLAQAQNSRHFTFRYEFSVKSPDPGKPLRIWFPMAHSDEWQDVRVVSATGDLPLTKAREQKYGNWVYFASTNKADKPEYRFSVVYDVVRRERIGLTDAERAASEEKSSPGSTSGAMLREASLRDPKLAPYLNADKLVPTTGLPAEIAAKQVEGRSGDLQKTRALYDYVLATMRYDKTGTGWGRGDTLWACDSKRGNCTDFHSLFMSMARSQGIPARFEMGFSIPVGKTEGEITGYHCWSDFYLAGKGWIPVDISEAWKNKDKAEYFFGAHDDNRVAFSMGRDLVLNPPQAGDPRNYFVYPYVEDDAKQYENVSTHFSFVEVGQSGAKASGR